From a single Rutidosis leptorrhynchoides isolate AG116_Rl617_1_P2 chromosome 5, CSIRO_AGI_Rlap_v1, whole genome shotgun sequence genomic region:
- the LOC139846735 gene encoding phosphatidylinositol/phosphatidylcholine transfer protein SFH13-like isoform X1, whose translation MSGFEGLEAFDETRERRSDFENSEDERRQSKIGALKKKAINASNKFTHSLKKRGKKKIDYRVPSVSIEDVRNANEERAVHELRQKLVSRDLLPSRHDDYHTLLRFLKARDFNIERTIRMWEDMLHWRKEYETDTILEDFHYEELEEVLQHYPHGYHGVDREGRPVYIERLGKAHPSKLMRITSIERYLKYHVQEFEKAFIEKFPACSIAAKRHICSTTTILDVQGLGLKNFTPTAGSILGAMAKVDSNYYPETLHRMFVVNAGPTFKRCLWPAAQKFLDAKTISKIQVLEPKALGKLHEFIDPSQLPDFLGGTCVCPVEGGCLRANLGPWNDPNVMKVVNNAEATFVRQITSLSSDQEKVDSYIQIYPVKGRRIDMSNIESGSDVDDLCSMTSLNGPINSKLTSVHEEATTSDSPTFYSCNDHFSPVDNARYIAPTPTSSVTLQDSEGALFIQLLDAILEKAVKRSFNCIARPLFFLVEKFIGHICSLPIEYWRRQSNIHPTNAVEHNPESNTPVQIETIRENRILPCVERLEKLEEILEELKKRPARIPVEKENMLHNSLDRIKSVEFDLIKTKRVLHATVVKQLEIATLMENLQQSKFNRRRMC comes from the exons ATGTCAG GCTTTGAAGGACTTGAGGCTTTTGATGAAACAAGAGAAAGGAGGTCAGATTTTGAAAATTCTGAAGACGAGAGACGCCAATCGAAAATTGGAGCATTAAAGAAGAAGGCAATAAATGCTTCAAACAAGTTTACACATTCACTGAAGAAAAGGGGAAAGAAGAAAATTGATTACAGGGTGCCTTCGGTGTCGATTGAAGATGTACGCAATGCAAACGAGGAGAGAGCTGTTCATGAGTTGAGACAAAAACTTGTTTCTAGGGATTTACTACCATCTAGACATGATGATTATCATACGTTGCTGAG GTTTTTAAAGGCACGTGACTTCAACATTGAAAGAACAATCCGCATGTGGGAAGACATGCTACACTGGCGAAAAGAGTATGAAACAGACACAATATTAGAG GATTTTCATTATGAAGAGCTTGAAGAAGTATTGCAACATTATCCCCATGGCTACCATGGAGTTGATAGAGAAGGCAGACCTGTGTATATAGAAAGGCTTGGTAAAGCACACCCAAGTAAGCTTATGCGAATCACCTCGATCGAACgctatctaaaatatcatgttcaaGAGTTTGAAAAAGCCTTTATTGAAAAGTTCCCTGCTTGTTCAATTGCTGCAAAAAGACATATTTGCTCAACTACTACAATTTTGGATGTGCAAGGCCTG GGTTTAAAGAATTTTACCCCAACTGCTGGAAGTATTCTTGGTGCGATGGCAAAGGTTGATAGTAATTACTACCCAGAG acGCTACACCGCATGTTTGTCGTCAATGCGGGGCCTACCTTCAAGAGATGTTTATGGCCTGCTGCTCAAAAGTTTCTGGATGCAAAAACAATTTCGAAAATTCAGGTGTTGGAACCGAAAGCATTGGGTAAACTGCACGAGTTCATTGACCCAAG TCAATTGCCCGACTTCCTTGGTGGTACATGTGTTTGCCCTGTAGAGGGTGGTTGCCTTAGAGCAAATTTGGGTCCATGGAATGATCCTAACGTAATGAAG GTTGTTAACAATGCAGAAGCCACATTTGTAAGACAAATAACTAGTCTCTCTAGTGATCAAGAGAAAGTAGACTCTTATATCCAGATTTACCCCGTAAAG GGAAGAAGAATTGATATGTCAAACATAGAATCCGGATCAGACGTTGATGACCTTTGCTCTATGACTAGTTTAAATGGTCCCATAAACTCAAAATTGACATCAGTTCATGAGGAA GCCACAACATCTGATTCACCAACCTTTTACAGCTGCAATGATCATTTTAGTCCAGTTGATAATGCACGATATATTGCTCCAACTCCTACTTCAAGTGTAACCCTCCAAGATTCAGAAG GTGCTTTATTTATCCAATTATTGGATGCTATTCTTGAAAAGGCTGTGAAGAGGAGCTTTAATTGTATAGCAAGACCATTATTCTTTTTGGTAGAAAAATTTATTGGACATATTTGTAGTCTACCAATTGAATATTGGAGAAGACAAAGCAATATACATCCGACTAATGCAGTGGAACACAACCCCGAGAGTAATACACCTGTCCAAATTGAAACTATAAGAGAAAATCGGATTCTTCCCTGCGTTGAACGTCTTGAAAAGCTTGAAGAAATTCTTGAAGAACTTAAAAAGAGACCTGCTCGAATTCCTGTAGAGAAGGAAAATATGCTCCATAATTCGTTAGACCGGATCAAGTCAGTAGAGTTCGACTTAATTAAAACTAAGAGA GTACTACATGCTACTGTGGTGAAACAGCTTGAGATTGCCACCTTGATGGAGAATTTGCAGCAATCCAAATTCAAT CGACGAAGGATGTGTTGA
- the LOC139846735 gene encoding phosphatidylinositol/phosphatidylcholine transfer protein SFH13-like isoform X2 — translation MSGFEGLEAFDETRERRSDFENSEDERRQSKIGALKKKAINASNKFTHSLKKRGKKKIDYRVPSVSIEDVRNANEERAVHELRQKLVSRDLLPSRHDDYHTLLRFLKARDFNIERTIRMWEDMLHWRKEYETDTILEDFHYEELEEVLQHYPHGYHGVDREGRPVYIERLGKAHPSKLMRITSIERYLKYHVQEFEKAFIEKFPACSIAAKRHICSTTTILDVQGLGLKNFTPTAGSILGAMAKVDSNYYPEVVNNAEATFVRQITSLSSDQEKVDSYIQIYPVKGRRIDMSNIESGSDVDDLCSMTSLNGPINSKLTSVHEEATTSDSPTFYSCNDHFSPVDNARYIAPTPTSSVTLQDSEGALFIQLLDAILEKAVKRSFNCIARPLFFLVEKFIGHICSLPIEYWRRQSNIHPTNAVEHNPESNTPVQIETIRENRILPCVERLEKLEEILEELKKRPARIPVEKENMLHNSLDRIKSVEFDLIKTKRVLHATVVKQLEIATLMENLQQSKFNRRRMC, via the exons ATGTCAG GCTTTGAAGGACTTGAGGCTTTTGATGAAACAAGAGAAAGGAGGTCAGATTTTGAAAATTCTGAAGACGAGAGACGCCAATCGAAAATTGGAGCATTAAAGAAGAAGGCAATAAATGCTTCAAACAAGTTTACACATTCACTGAAGAAAAGGGGAAAGAAGAAAATTGATTACAGGGTGCCTTCGGTGTCGATTGAAGATGTACGCAATGCAAACGAGGAGAGAGCTGTTCATGAGTTGAGACAAAAACTTGTTTCTAGGGATTTACTACCATCTAGACATGATGATTATCATACGTTGCTGAG GTTTTTAAAGGCACGTGACTTCAACATTGAAAGAACAATCCGCATGTGGGAAGACATGCTACACTGGCGAAAAGAGTATGAAACAGACACAATATTAGAG GATTTTCATTATGAAGAGCTTGAAGAAGTATTGCAACATTATCCCCATGGCTACCATGGAGTTGATAGAGAAGGCAGACCTGTGTATATAGAAAGGCTTGGTAAAGCACACCCAAGTAAGCTTATGCGAATCACCTCGATCGAACgctatctaaaatatcatgttcaaGAGTTTGAAAAAGCCTTTATTGAAAAGTTCCCTGCTTGTTCAATTGCTGCAAAAAGACATATTTGCTCAACTACTACAATTTTGGATGTGCAAGGCCTG GGTTTAAAGAATTTTACCCCAACTGCTGGAAGTATTCTTGGTGCGATGGCAAAGGTTGATAGTAATTACTACCCAGAG GTTGTTAACAATGCAGAAGCCACATTTGTAAGACAAATAACTAGTCTCTCTAGTGATCAAGAGAAAGTAGACTCTTATATCCAGATTTACCCCGTAAAG GGAAGAAGAATTGATATGTCAAACATAGAATCCGGATCAGACGTTGATGACCTTTGCTCTATGACTAGTTTAAATGGTCCCATAAACTCAAAATTGACATCAGTTCATGAGGAA GCCACAACATCTGATTCACCAACCTTTTACAGCTGCAATGATCATTTTAGTCCAGTTGATAATGCACGATATATTGCTCCAACTCCTACTTCAAGTGTAACCCTCCAAGATTCAGAAG GTGCTTTATTTATCCAATTATTGGATGCTATTCTTGAAAAGGCTGTGAAGAGGAGCTTTAATTGTATAGCAAGACCATTATTCTTTTTGGTAGAAAAATTTATTGGACATATTTGTAGTCTACCAATTGAATATTGGAGAAGACAAAGCAATATACATCCGACTAATGCAGTGGAACACAACCCCGAGAGTAATACACCTGTCCAAATTGAAACTATAAGAGAAAATCGGATTCTTCCCTGCGTTGAACGTCTTGAAAAGCTTGAAGAAATTCTTGAAGAACTTAAAAAGAGACCTGCTCGAATTCCTGTAGAGAAGGAAAATATGCTCCATAATTCGTTAGACCGGATCAAGTCAGTAGAGTTCGACTTAATTAAAACTAAGAGA GTACTACATGCTACTGTGGTGAAACAGCTTGAGATTGCCACCTTGATGGAGAATTTGCAGCAATCCAAATTCAAT CGACGAAGGATGTGTTGA